The window AATCAGGAAGACGGCGCCTACCGGCTCATGCAGTACGGCACGGGCAACCTGTCCCTGCTTGTGGGGCTGGAGAAGGCGGTGGACTTCTTCCTGGCCCTGGGGCCCGAGCGCGTCGAAGAGCGCATCATCGGCCTCGCCGACCGGCTGCGCGCCGGACTGCAGCAGATCCCTGGCGTGACCATCCGCTCCCCCCTCCATCCGGAGCTGCGCTCCGCAACCACCATCTGGGCGCTGGAGCGCAGGAAGCCCATCGATCTGCAGGATGCGCTCTGGGAGCGGGCCCGGGTGCGCGTCCGCGCCGTGGGCGAGGACTTGGGTGTCCGCCAGTGCTGCCACATCTACAACCTGGAGGAGGAGGTGGACCGCACGCTGGACACCGTGCGCGCGCTGGCGTAGGGGGCGTGAGACACCTTCCGATCCCGATCCCGAACGGAGCCCAATCGACGATTCGGTGAAACTGTGAAACTCCGAGACCTGCTGCGCGGCAACGTCCTGTGGCTGAGCCTCATCTCGCTGCTGAACGACACGGCCAGCGAGATGATCTACCCGCTCCTGCCGCTCTTCCTGGTCGTCACGCTGGGCGCGGGGC is drawn from Gemmatimonadota bacterium and contains these coding sequences:
- a CDS encoding aminotransferase class V-fold PLP-dependent enzyme; this encodes NQEDGAYRLMQYGTGNLSLLVGLEKAVDFFLALGPERVEERIIGLADRLRAGLQQIPGVTIRSPLHPELRSATTIWALERRKPIDLQDALWERARVRVRAVGEDLGVRQCCHIYNLEEEVDRTLDTVRALA